One genomic region from Cyanobium usitatum str. Tous encodes:
- the rimI gene encoding ribosomal protein S18-alanine N-acetyltransferase: MNVRTSLAALHQAALAPEHLEACLGLDQASLGGLWNRAQWQSELAEQRRPGVGLWQGQQLLAMASGWLVVDELHITVVAVDPQQRRRGLGQQVLKALVLEARQQGALHATLEVAPANTAAVALYRRLGFRDAGVRRGYYRNGEDALIQWLRLSELNDA, from the coding sequence ATGAATGTAAGGACCTCCCTGGCGGCGCTGCACCAGGCGGCCCTGGCACCTGAGCACCTGGAGGCCTGCTTAGGCCTCGACCAGGCCAGCCTCGGCGGCCTATGGAACCGCGCCCAGTGGCAGAGCGAGCTGGCGGAGCAGCGGCGCCCGGGGGTGGGGCTTTGGCAAGGGCAGCAGCTGCTGGCCATGGCTAGCGGTTGGCTGGTGGTGGATGAACTGCACATCACCGTGGTGGCGGTGGATCCACAGCAGCGGCGCCGGGGCTTGGGCCAGCAGGTGCTGAAGGCCCTGGTGCTGGAAGCAAGGCAGCAGGGGGCCCTGCACGCCACCCTGGAAGTTGCGCCGGCGAACACTGCGGCAGTGGCCCTATACCGCCGCTTGGGCTTCCGTGATGCGGGTGTGCGTCGCGGTTACTACCGCAATGGTGAAGACGCCCTGATCCAATGGCTTCGGTTATCTGAGCTCAATGATGCGTAG
- a CDS encoding phosphatidate cytidylyltransferase: MIPPPQPAKPRTATSLPRLLSGWLAGGFGFVVVMLGGWWFTVAVGVIVHLGLLEFFRMAQFKGIRPATKTTLVAVQLLLVTTQLASGSGLWGGGWFAGDVAAAVLPASGAVICGWLLLQPVTGTIADIAASIFGLFYLGFLPSYWIRLRDLAGDALAPNLAGQPWPASAGLALTLLACFLIVATDIGSYVIGRRLGRHPLSPISPGKTVEGALGGVACAVAVGAFGGTLIGWSWGWLIGAVLGAVVALFALVGDLTESMMKRDAGLKDSGDAIPGHGGILDRIDSYLFVPAVVYSLVTLVLPLLQG; the protein is encoded by the coding sequence TTGATACCCCCTCCCCAGCCAGCGAAACCCCGCACCGCCACCTCCCTGCCCCGGCTTCTGAGCGGCTGGCTGGCTGGGGGCTTTGGCTTCGTGGTGGTGATGCTTGGCGGCTGGTGGTTCACGGTGGCCGTGGGAGTGATCGTGCACTTGGGGCTGCTGGAGTTTTTCCGGATGGCCCAGTTCAAGGGGATTCGGCCCGCCACCAAAACCACCTTGGTGGCTGTGCAGCTGCTGCTGGTCACCACCCAGCTGGCCAGTGGCAGTGGCTTATGGGGTGGGGGCTGGTTTGCCGGCGATGTGGCTGCAGCGGTGCTGCCAGCCTCTGGGGCGGTGATCTGCGGCTGGCTGCTGCTGCAGCCGGTCACCGGCACCATCGCCGATATCGCGGCTTCAATTTTCGGGCTGTTTTACCTGGGTTTTCTACCCAGCTACTGGATCCGTCTGCGCGACCTGGCCGGCGACGCTCTGGCGCCCAACCTGGCCGGCCAGCCCTGGCCCGCCAGCGCCGGGCTCGCCCTCACCCTGCTGGCCTGCTTCTTGATCGTTGCCACCGACATCGGCTCCTACGTGATCGGCCGCCGGTTGGGGCGCCATCCGCTTTCGCCAATCTCCCCTGGCAAAACGGTGGAGGGGGCCCTGGGCGGGGTGGCCTGTGCGGTGGCGGTGGGTGCTTTCGGCGGCACCTTGATTGGCTGGAGCTGGGGCTGGCTGATCGGCGCGGTGCTCGGGGCGGTGGTGGCCCTGTTTGCCCTGGTGGGTGATCTCACCGAATCGATGATGAAGCGCGATGCAGGCCTGAAGGATTCCGGTGATGCCATCCCTGGCCATGGCGGGATCCTGGATCGAATCGACAGCTATTTGTTTGTGCCGGCGGTGGTTTACTCGCTGGTAACCCTGGTGTTGCCCCTTTTACAGGGCTAG
- the lysA gene encoding diaminopimelate decarboxylase, translating into MLTPHEPAALLNPFESDRDPHSPNRNLTPLTTALDREGRLVVGGCLLSNLARDYGTPLFVLDEATLRGTCRAYREALAQHYPGPSLAIYASKANSSLAITALVASEGLGLDAVSAGELLTALQGGMPAERIVLHGNNKSREELALAAEQGVTVVADNWRDLELLAALAPDLRRPVQLMLRFTPGIECHTHEYIRTGHLDSKFGFDPDQLEAVLQHLATCSWAQLTGLHAHIGSQIFELQPHRDLAGVMADALALARSLGHPVVDLNVGGGLGIRYTTSDDPPSISEWVRSVAEAVVAACQERGLELPRLLCEPGRSLVASAGVTLYELGSRKDIPGLRTYLSVDGGMSDNPRPITYQSQYTAVLADRPTAEASETVTVAGKHCESGDVLLKDLALPPAGSGDVLVVFATGAYNASMSSNYNRIPRPAAVLVHDGVADLVQRREQPEDLLRYDVLPTRLRSVG; encoded by the coding sequence ATGCTGACCCCCCATGAGCCCGCTGCGCTGCTGAATCCCTTTGAAAGCGATAGGGATCCCCATAGTCCTAATCGCAATCTCACCCCCCTCACCACTGCCCTCGACAGGGAGGGGCGCCTAGTGGTGGGTGGCTGCCTGCTGAGCAACCTGGCCCGCGATTACGGCACACCTTTATTTGTGCTCGATGAAGCCACCCTGCGGGGCACCTGCCGGGCCTATCGGGAAGCCCTCGCCCAGCACTACCCAGGGCCGTCCCTAGCCATCTACGCCTCCAAGGCCAATAGCTCCTTGGCCATAACTGCCCTGGTGGCATCGGAAGGCCTGGGCCTTGATGCGGTTTCTGCTGGCGAGCTGCTCACCGCCCTGCAGGGCGGCATGCCGGCTGAGCGCATCGTTCTGCACGGCAACAACAAGAGCCGCGAAGAGCTGGCCCTGGCAGCCGAGCAGGGCGTCACGGTGGTGGCTGACAACTGGCGCGATCTTGAGCTGCTGGCTGCCCTAGCCCCTGACTTGCGGCGACCCGTGCAGCTGATGCTGCGTTTTACGCCGGGCATTGAGTGCCACACCCATGAGTACATCCGCACCGGCCACCTCGATAGCAAGTTTGGCTTTGATCCCGACCAGCTCGAGGCGGTGCTGCAGCACCTGGCGACCTGCTCTTGGGCCCAGCTCACCGGGCTGCACGCCCATATCGGCTCCCAGATTTTCGAGCTCCAGCCCCACCGCGACCTGGCTGGCGTGATGGCCGATGCCCTGGCCTTGGCCCGCTCCCTGGGGCACCCGGTGGTTGATCTCAACGTGGGCGGTGGCCTGGGTATTCGATACACCACCAGCGACGATCCGCCGAGCATCAGTGAGTGGGTGCGCAGCGTGGCTGAGGCGGTGGTGGCGGCCTGTCAGGAGCGGGGGCTGGAGCTGCCCCGCCTGCTCTGTGAACCGGGGCGTTCCCTGGTGGCCAGCGCCGGGGTCACCCTCTACGAGCTGGGCAGCCGCAAGGACATCCCCGGCCTCCGCACCTACCTCTCGGTGGACGGCGGCATGAGCGACAATCCCCGGCCGATCACCTACCAGTCCCAATACACGGCGGTGTTGGCTGATCGCCCCACGGCCGAGGCCAGCGAAACCGTCACCGTGGCTGGTAAGCACTGCGAATCTGGCGACGTGCTGCTCAAGGATTTGGCCCTGCCGCCCGCTGGTAGCGGCGATGTGTTGGTGGTTTTTGCCACCGGCGCTTACAACGCCTCGATGAGCTCCAACTACAACCGCATCCCTCGGCCAGCGGCGGTGCTAGTCCACGATGGGGTCGCTGATTTGGTGCAGCGCCGCGAGCAGCCGGAAGA
- a CDS encoding LmeA family phospholipid-binding protein: MSSSDDKAGGPVMQLLASGLQLWVRQQCQAIGSLDIQLQGTGLQLLRGRLAGVQLLARRVVYKDLHFELVELSSGPIQVHSGNLLKGQPLQLERAFEIQGQVSFTADGLTRSLSAPQWRALGDGLGEALLGIVPLVELRMCRDKLVFAARALGAPDLVELATTVLAARGSIEIRSVDGNVSSRLPMDPGIHISDARIEAGMVQLIGTAQVSP; this comes from the coding sequence ATGAGCAGCAGCGACGACAAAGCAGGCGGGCCGGTGATGCAGCTGCTGGCCAGCGGCCTGCAGCTCTGGGTGCGCCAGCAGTGCCAGGCCATTGGCAGTCTCGATATCCAGCTGCAAGGAACTGGCCTGCAACTACTGCGCGGTCGCCTGGCCGGCGTGCAACTGCTGGCCCGCCGGGTGGTCTACAAAGACCTCCACTTCGAGCTGGTGGAGCTAAGTAGCGGCCCCATCCAGGTCCACAGCGGCAACCTGCTCAAGGGCCAACCCCTGCAGCTTGAGCGGGCCTTCGAGATCCAGGGCCAGGTGAGCTTCACCGCCGACGGCCTCACCCGCTCCCTCAGCGCCCCCCAGTGGCGCGCCTTAGGCGATGGCCTCGGCGAAGCCCTGCTTGGCATCGTGCCCCTGGTGGAGCTGCGCATGTGCCGCGATAAGCTGGTGTTTGCCGCCCGGGCCCTCGGCGCTCCCGACCTGGTCGAGCTGGCCACCACCGTGCTGGCAGCTAGGGGCAGCATCGAAATTCGCTCCGTTGACGGCAACGTCAGCAGCAGGCTGCCGATGGATCCTGGCATCCACATCAGTGATGCCCGCATAGAAGCAGGCATGGTTCAGCTGATTGGCACGGCCCAGGTGAGCCCTTAG
- a CDS encoding Orn/Lys/Arg family decarboxylase, translating to MNVTPLAMGLPLHLPAHGRGRGLSPALRRLLRQRPGSWDLPELPEQGGPLIDTGAVAEAQRRCASQLGAEAVWFGVNGASGLLQAALLALAPPGSRVLLPRNLHRSLLHGCVLGQLRPVLFDLPFDPASGLWLPPSPAHLEVVLAAAEQDGPLAALVLVSPSYQGQRAELPALVALAHGRGLPVLVDQAHGRGEALAAGADLVVLSAQKAGGGLAQSAALLLQGGRADRDAVARALLWLQTSSPSALLLASAAAALDDLTSSAGRRRWQAAWRCGERLQRRCRALGLPLVANDDPLRLVLHTAAMGINGLEADAWLLQRGVIAELPEPGTLTFCLGMAPPPGLVWRLPQQLLRLRRALGGAPLPPFSAPPLPLVAEPELPLAEAWRAAVEVVALAAAAGRIAAEPLCPYPPGIPLLVPGERIDLARATWLRQQQQLWPGQIADTVRVVAG from the coding sequence ATGAACGTCACACCTCTTGCCATGGGCCTGCCGCTGCATCTGCCGGCCCACGGCCGCGGTCGGGGTTTGTCCCCTGCCCTGAGGCGCCTGCTGCGCCAGCGGCCGGGCAGCTGGGATCTGCCGGAGTTGCCGGAGCAGGGTGGCCCCCTGATTGATACCGGTGCCGTCGCTGAGGCTCAGCGGCGTTGTGCCTCCCAGCTTGGAGCGGAGGCGGTTTGGTTTGGTGTTAATGGCGCCAGTGGCCTGCTGCAGGCGGCCCTGCTGGCCCTGGCTCCCCCTGGCAGCAGGGTGCTGCTGCCCCGCAACCTGCACCGCTCCCTGCTGCACGGCTGCGTGCTGGGCCAGCTGCGGCCCGTGCTGTTTGACCTGCCCTTCGATCCGGCCAGCGGCCTGTGGCTGCCACCTAGTCCAGCCCATCTCGAGGTGGTGCTTGCAGCAGCAGAGCAGGACGGTCCCCTGGCGGCCCTAGTGCTGGTATCGCCCAGCTACCAGGGCCAGCGCGCCGAACTGCCGGCCCTGGTGGCATTGGCCCACGGCCGTGGGCTGCCCGTGCTTGTCGACCAAGCCCACGGCCGCGGTGAGGCCTTGGCTGCTGGGGCTGATCTGGTGGTGCTCTCAGCCCAGAAAGCTGGCGGCGGACTGGCCCAGAGCGCAGCCCTGCTGCTGCAGGGCGGCAGGGCTGATCGCGATGCCGTGGCCCGGGCCCTGCTGTGGCTGCAGACCTCCAGCCCCAGCGCCCTGCTGCTGGCCTCCGCAGCAGCTGCCCTCGACGACCTCACCAGCTCGGCGGGCCGGCGCCGCTGGCAAGCGGCATGGCGTTGCGGCGAGCGCCTGCAGCGCCGCTGCCGTGCACTGGGCTTGCCCCTAGTTGCCAACGACGATCCGCTGCGGTTGGTGCTGCACACCGCTGCCATGGGAATCAATGGGCTGGAGGCCGATGCCTGGTTGCTGCAGCGGGGTGTGATCGCCGAGTTGCCGGAACCGGGGACGCTCACTTTTTGCTTGGGTATGGCGCCGCCCCCTGGGCTGGTGTGGCGCCTGCCCCAGCAGCTGCTGCGCCTGCGGCGGGCCCTGGGGGGAGCACCCCTGCCACCCTTCAGCGCGCCACCGCTGCCGCTGGTAGCGGAGCCGGAGCTGCCCCTGGCTGAGGCCTGGCGCGCTGCGGTGGAAGTGGTTGCTTTGGCGGCGGCAGCTGGACGAATCGCCGCCGAACCCCTTTGTCCTTACCCGCCGGGCATACCCCTGCTGGTGCCCGGCGAGCGGATCGATCTGGCTAGGGCCACCTGGCTGCGGCAGCAGCAGCAGCTTTGGCCGGGCCAGATCGCTGATACGGTGAGGGTTGTGGCCGGATAG
- a CDS encoding ATP-dependent Clp protease ATP-binding subunit, protein MFERFTEKAIKVIMLAQEEARRLGHNFVGTEQILLGLIGEGTGVAAKVLKSMGVNLKDARVEVEKIIGRGSGFVAVEIPFTPRAKRVLELSLEEARQLGHNYIGTEHLLLGLIREGEGVAARVLENLGVDLAKVRTQVIRMLGETAEVAAGGGSGKGSTKTPTLDEFGSNLTQQAADGKLDPVVGRQNEIERVIQILGRRTKNNPVLIGEPGVGKTAIAEGLAQRINSGDIPDILEDKRVLTLDIGLLVAGTKYRGEFEERLKKIMEEIRSAGNVILVIDEVHTLIGAGAAEGAIDAANILKPALARGELQCIGATTLDEYRKHIERDAALERRFQPVMVGEPSVIDTIEILRGLKDRYEAHHRLIIADEALIAAATLGDRYISDRFLPDKAIDLVDEAGSRVRLMNSKLPPAAKEVDKQLRAVQKDKEQAVREQDFTKAGELRDKEVELREQIRSILQTRKDEEPGAESVAAGAPVAVFEGAADGDRTPMVTEEDIAHIVASWTGVPVQKLTETETAKLLNMEETLHQRLIGQDEAVKAVSRAIRRARVGLKNPNRPIASFIFSGPTGVGKTELTKSLAAYFFGSEEAMIRLDMSEFMERHTVSKLIGSPPGYVGFNEGGQLTEAVRRRPYTVVLFDEIEKAHPDVFNLLLQLLEDGRLTDSKGRTVDFKNTLIIMTSNIGSKVIEKGGGGLGFEFGGGDADETNYNRIRSLVNEELKQYFRPEFLNRLDEIIVFRQLNRDEVKDIAEIMLKEVFGRMLEKGIALSVTEAFKERLVEEGYNPSYGARPLRRAVMRLLEDSLAEEFLTGRIGDGDSALVDVNEDKQVVIRKQAALPAEPELAAAGV, encoded by the coding sequence ATGTTCGAGCGGTTTACCGAGAAAGCCATCAAGGTGATCATGCTGGCCCAAGAGGAGGCCCGCCGCCTTGGCCACAACTTTGTGGGCACCGAACAGATCTTGCTTGGCCTGATCGGTGAGGGCACTGGCGTTGCCGCCAAGGTGCTCAAATCGATGGGGGTGAACCTCAAAGATGCCCGCGTTGAGGTTGAAAAAATCATCGGCAGAGGTTCCGGCTTCGTTGCCGTGGAGATCCCCTTCACCCCTCGCGCCAAGCGAGTTTTGGAACTCTCCCTAGAAGAAGCTCGCCAGCTTGGTCACAACTACATCGGCACCGAGCACCTGCTGCTTGGCTTGATCCGCGAGGGCGAGGGTGTAGCTGCTCGGGTCCTGGAAAACCTTGGCGTTGATCTGGCCAAGGTGCGCACCCAGGTGATCCGCATGCTGGGCGAAACAGCCGAGGTAGCCGCCGGTGGCGGCAGCGGCAAGGGTTCCACCAAAACCCCCACCCTCGACGAGTTCGGCAGCAACCTCACCCAGCAGGCCGCCGATGGCAAGCTCGATCCGGTGGTGGGCCGTCAGAACGAGATTGAGCGGGTAATTCAAATACTGGGTCGTCGCACTAAGAATAATCCGGTGCTAATTGGCGAGCCTGGTGTAGGCAAAACAGCCATCGCCGAAGGCTTGGCTCAGCGAATCAATTCTGGTGATATTCCAGACATCCTCGAAGACAAACGAGTCCTCACCTTGGACATTGGCCTGCTGGTGGCAGGCACCAAATACCGAGGTGAATTTGAGGAGCGCCTCAAAAAAATCATGGAGGAGATCCGCAGCGCCGGCAATGTAATCCTCGTGATCGATGAGGTGCATACCTTGATTGGCGCAGGTGCGGCAGAAGGTGCTATCGATGCCGCCAACATTCTCAAGCCTGCCCTAGCCCGGGGCGAACTTCAGTGCATTGGTGCCACCACCCTTGATGAGTACCGCAAACACATCGAGCGCGACGCGGCCCTAGAGCGCCGCTTCCAGCCGGTGATGGTGGGCGAGCCTTCCGTTATCGATACGATCGAAATTCTGCGGGGCCTGAAGGATCGCTATGAAGCTCACCACCGCCTCATAATCGCCGATGAGGCCCTGATTGCGGCAGCCACCCTGGGCGACCGCTATATCTCTGATCGCTTCCTGCCAGATAAGGCCATCGACCTGGTAGATGAAGCCGGCAGCCGGGTGCGGCTGATGAATTCCAAGTTGCCTCCTGCCGCTAAGGAAGTCGATAAGCAGCTGCGCGCTGTCCAAAAAGACAAGGAGCAGGCCGTACGCGAGCAAGATTTCACCAAGGCCGGTGAGTTGCGCGATAAGGAAGTAGAGCTGCGCGAGCAGATTCGCTCAATCCTGCAGACCCGTAAGGATGAGGAGCCAGGAGCCGAGAGCGTGGCCGCTGGTGCACCCGTAGCAGTGTTTGAGGGCGCCGCCGATGGCGATCGCACCCCCATGGTCACTGAGGAGGACATCGCCCACATCGTTGCCTCCTGGACCGGCGTGCCTGTGCAGAAGCTCACCGAAACCGAGACAGCCAAGCTGCTGAACATGGAGGAGACCCTCCACCAGCGCTTGATTGGCCAAGACGAAGCCGTTAAGGCCGTGTCCCGTGCCATCCGCCGGGCCAGGGTGGGGCTGAAAAATCCCAACCGTCCGATTGCCAGCTTTATCTTCTCCGGCCCCACCGGCGTTGGTAAAACTGAGCTCACCAAGTCACTTGCGGCTTACTTCTTCGGCAGCGAAGAAGCCATGATCCGGCTTGACATGTCGGAATTCATGGAGCGCCACACGGTCAGCAAGCTGATCGGCTCGCCTCCCGGCTATGTGGGCTTCAATGAAGGTGGCCAGCTCACCGAGGCTGTACGCCGCCGCCCCTACACCGTGGTGCTATTCGACGAGATCGAAAAAGCACACCCCGATGTGTTCAACCTGCTGCTGCAACTGCTCGAAGACGGTCGCCTGACCGATTCCAAGGGCCGCACGGTGGACTTCAAGAACACCCTCATAATCATGACCTCGAACATTGGTTCGAAGGTGATTGAAAAGGGCGGCGGCGGCCTCGGCTTCGAGTTCGGCGGTGGTGACGCGGATGAGACCAACTACAACCGCATTCGCTCGCTAGTTAACGAGGAGCTGAAGCAATACTTCCGCCCCGAATTCCTCAACCGCCTCGACGAAATCATTGTCTTCCGTCAGCTCAACCGCGACGAGGTCAAGGATATTGCCGAGATCATGCTCAAAGAGGTGTTCGGCCGGATGCTGGAGAAGGGCATTGCCCTATCCGTTACGGAAGCCTTTAAGGAACGGCTGGTGGAAGAGGGCTACAACCCCTCCTACGGCGCCCGTCCCCTACGCCGAGCCGTGATGCGGCTGCTTGAAGATTCGCTGGCTGAGGAATTCCTCACCGGACGGATCGGCGATGGCGACTCCGCCCTGGTGGATGTCAATGAGGACAAGCAGGTAGTGATCCGCAAGCAGGCAGCCCTGCCGGCCGAGCCGGAATTGGCTGCAGCTGGGGTTTGA
- a CDS encoding iron-containing alcohol dehydrogenase family protein gives MSNSLSQHAIAPAEVLRGPGAWLQGIPRLAALGQRPLVLGRSAVTAQLRQQLVADLHQAGLQPHWAELQYDCCEEDLQQVAAICQKQGCDAVVAIGGGKVLDAGKLLAHRLSLPCITVPTSAATCAGWTALANIYSAEGAFLGDVALARCPDLLIFDHDLVRQAPARTLASGIADAMAKWYESSVSSGASGDGLVQQAVQMARVLRDQLMLEAEFALQDPHGPAWERVAEACGLSAGLIGGIGGARCRTVAAHAVHNGLTQLEASHGRLHGEKVGFGILVQLRLEEVLGGNQLAGQSRRQLLPLFRKLGLPVSLEELGLAEAGLHQLQQACAFACRDDSDLHHLPFAVGPNDLLAALVSTCSSERQPA, from the coding sequence ATGAGCAACTCCCTGAGCCAACACGCCATCGCACCTGCAGAGGTGTTGAGGGGCCCTGGAGCTTGGCTCCAGGGCATCCCGCGGCTAGCGGCCCTGGGCCAGCGCCCCCTAGTGCTAGGTCGCAGCGCCGTAACAGCCCAGCTGAGGCAGCAACTAGTTGCCGACCTACACCAGGCTGGGCTGCAGCCCCACTGGGCCGAGTTGCAGTACGACTGCTGCGAAGAAGACCTGCAACAGGTCGCTGCGATTTGTCAAAAGCAAGGCTGCGATGCAGTTGTGGCCATTGGTGGCGGCAAGGTGCTCGATGCCGGCAAGCTGCTGGCCCACCGGCTGAGCCTGCCTTGCATCACCGTGCCCACCAGTGCGGCCACCTGCGCGGGCTGGACTGCCCTGGCAAACATCTATTCAGCTGAAGGTGCCTTTCTGGGCGATGTGGCCCTGGCCCGCTGCCCAGATCTGCTCATCTTTGACCACGACCTGGTCCGCCAAGCCCCAGCCCGCACCTTGGCAAGCGGCATCGCCGACGCCATGGCCAAGTGGTACGAGTCGTCGGTGAGCAGTGGCGCCAGCGGCGATGGCCTGGTGCAGCAAGCGGTTCAGATGGCCCGGGTGCTGCGCGACCAACTCATGCTGGAAGCCGAATTTGCCCTCCAGGATCCCCACGGCCCCGCCTGGGAGCGGGTGGCTGAAGCCTGCGGGCTCAGCGCTGGCTTGATCGGCGGAATTGGGGGAGCCCGCTGCCGCACCGTGGCCGCCCATGCCGTTCACAACGGCCTCACCCAACTGGAGGCCAGCCATGGCCGCCTACATGGCGAGAAGGTGGGCTTCGGGATCCTGGTGCAGCTGCGGCTGGAGGAGGTGCTCGGCGGCAACCAGCTTGCCGGCCAATCCCGGCGCCAGCTGCTGCCCCTGTTCCGCAAGCTCGGCCTGCCGGTGAGCCTGGAGGAGCTGGGCCTGGCTGAGGCAGGCCTGCACCAGCTGCAGCAAGCCTGCGCCTTTGCCTGCCGCGATGATTCCGATCTGCACCACCTGCCCTTTGCCGTAGGGCCCAACGACCTACTGGCCGCCCTGGTGAGCACCTGCAGCAGCGAGCGCCAGCCCGCGTGA
- a CDS encoding alpha/beta fold hydrolase, whose translation MNSEPTAQQALVAAAASSLLDPQGRALAAQVQWWPLPELGEEGPWPVAVLGEGPPALLLHGFDSSFLEFRRLAPLLASGVQLFIPDLYGFGFCPRPTGGDYSPSGVLRHLEVLAREIGGRNPAPLGLIGASMGGSVAVELARRLPEQVNRLLLLAPAGLTGRPMPLPPLLDGLGVRFLALPGVRRGLCRTAFADPDAAVGAAELEIASLHLQSPGWADALRRFARSGGFAGGGSPLPHQPITVLWGANDRILRAPQKRAALALLGERVLELDACGHLPHLDQTATVAATWLDAPSHR comes from the coding sequence GTGAACAGCGAGCCCACAGCCCAGCAAGCCCTGGTGGCGGCAGCGGCCAGCAGCCTGCTCGATCCCCAGGGCAGGGCCCTGGCAGCCCAGGTGCAGTGGTGGCCCCTGCCTGAACTGGGCGAGGAGGGTCCCTGGCCTGTGGCCGTGCTGGGCGAGGGGCCACCCGCTTTGCTGCTGCATGGCTTTGATAGTTCCTTCCTGGAATTCCGGCGTCTGGCCCCCCTGCTGGCCAGCGGCGTGCAGCTATTCATTCCCGACCTTTACGGCTTTGGCTTCTGCCCAAGGCCCACCGGCGGCGATTACAGCCCCAGCGGCGTGCTGCGCCACCTGGAGGTTTTGGCGCGGGAAATTGGCGGCCGCAATCCCGCCCCCCTCGGCCTGATCGGTGCCTCGATGGGTGGCTCGGTGGCGGTGGAGCTGGCCCGGCGCCTGCCCGAGCAGGTGAATCGGCTACTGCTGCTGGCTCCAGCCGGCCTAACTGGCCGTCCCATGCCCCTGCCGCCCCTCCTCGACGGCCTGGGCGTGCGCTTTCTGGCCCTGCCAGGGGTGCGCCGGGGCCTTTGCCGCACCGCCTTCGCCGATCCAGACGCCGCCGTGGGAGCTGCCGAACTGGAGATCGCCTCGCTGCACCTGCAAAGCCCTGGCTGGGCTGATGCCCTGCGGCGCTTTGCCCGCTCCGGTGGCTTCGCCGGCGGCGGCTCCCCCCTGCCCCACCAACCAATCACGGTGCTGTGGGGCGCCAATGACCGCATCCTGCGGGCACCCCAGAAGCGGGCGGCCCTGGCCCTGCTAGGAGAGCGGGTGCTTGAGCTGGATGCCTGCGGCCACCTACCGCACCTCGACCAGACCGCCACCGTCGCCGCCACCTGGCTCGACGCCCCTTCCCATCGATGA
- the cbiT gene encoding precorrin-6Y C5,15-methyltransferase subunit CbiT, whose translation MDSRQASQQPTYQWDFVTPGLPDSAFEDAPGFSPTPMELRVMLLAHLRPRADSLVWDVGGGTGALALEIARLMPRGAVHTLERDPDAIELLEQNRRRFGITNLHIHAGAAPDDLGQLPARPDRVLLEVGRPLGDVLLAVWEALVPRGRLVISTASLEGLVDATDILGQLAARDVQVVQATVHRMQRRGSQAKLAAAEPLFLIAAERSPSSEPS comes from the coding sequence ATGGATTCCAGGCAAGCTTCCCAGCAGCCGACCTACCAGTGGGATTTCGTCACCCCTGGGCTGCCGGATAGTGCCTTTGAAGATGCTCCGGGCTTCAGCCCCACCCCCATGGAGCTGAGGGTGATGCTGCTGGCCCATCTGCGCCCCCGCGCCGATTCCCTGGTGTGGGATGTGGGCGGTGGCACCGGTGCCCTTGCCCTGGAAATCGCCCGGCTGATGCCCAGGGGTGCGGTACATACCCTCGAGCGCGACCCCGATGCCATCGAGTTGCTGGAGCAAAACCGACGCCGCTTTGGGATCACCAACCTGCACATTCACGCTGGCGCTGCGCCCGATGATCTAGGCCAGCTGCCCGCGCGCCCAGATCGGGTGCTGCTGGAGGTGGGACGGCCCTTGGGTGATGTGCTGCTGGCGGTATGGGAAGCGCTGGTGCCCCGCGGGCGCTTGGTGATCAGCACCGCCAGCCTGGAGGGTTTGGTGGATGCCACCGATATCTTGGGCCAGCTGGCGGCCCGCGATGTCCAGGTGGTGCAGGCCACCGTGCACCGCATGCAACGGCGCGGCAGCCAGGCCAAATTGGCTGCGGCCGAACCACTGTTTTTGATTGCTGCCGAGCGCTCACCCAGCTCCGAGCCCTCCTGA